In a single window of the Labeo rohita strain BAU-BD-2019 chromosome 23, IGBB_LRoh.1.0, whole genome shotgun sequence genome:
- the arhgef3l gene encoding rho guanine nucleotide exchange factor (GEF) 3, like: MREEKMEPEETEVDTSPSWSPVSRDRLLTYANLSDIAGKKRKQDPSSDAENSARILEDCEDDDFPISDHIQDSEGPCNKRVKPVDKGASVTGIITPLKTPALKRLGQSIQRSISFRTEARPLPPMPIRTRQKASSFPRRRSSQLWSDTVDSLSQSELSTKEIKRQEVIYELTQGEKQLIEDLSLVKKVYYEPMLKLDIMTESELGQIFGTLDSLIPLHEDLLARLEGLRGAEKTVQEVGPTMMDWFPCLEAYITYCCNQVGAKALLDQKKQDRRVEHFLRLCQESSFSRKLDLWNFLDLPRSRLVKYPLLLKEIQKSTPPEHPDEEALPQAMDLIQRIITEVNLKTGEAECQFYRRGLCYSEDSQRVSEIQASRFLYCHGELKSTKGQKLHVFLFELVLVLTRPVAQDREGPLQFQVYRQPLPAAHLHLEDLPDGEPSNSGSFRGAFTGNDKGSGIASYT; this comes from the exons ATGAGAGAGGAAAAGATGGAACCTGAAGAGACGGAGGTTGATACATCACCTTCCTG GTCTCCTGTATCTAGAGACAGGCTCCTCACATACGCCAACCTGTCAGATATTGCAGGG aagaaaagaaaacaagaccCAAGTAGTGATGCTGAGAATTCAGCCCGAATCTTGGAGGACTGT GAAGACGATGACTTTCCCATCAGTGACCACATACAAGATTCTGAG GGTCCATGTAACAAAAGAGTCAAACCAGTTGACAAAGGTGCTTCAGTCACTGGTATCATAACACCATTGAAGACCCCTGCACTGAAACGCTTGGGGCAGTCCATACAG CGTTCTATCAGTTTCCGGACAGAAGCCAGGCCATTGCCCCCAATGCCAATAAGAACACGTCAGAAGGCCTCTTCATTTCCACGGCGGCGGAGCAGCCAGCTGTGGAGTGACACAGTTGACAGTCTGAGCCAGTCTGAGCTCAGTACCAAAGAGATCAAACGACAAGAG GTAATCTATGAGTTAACCCAGGGTGAAAAACAGCTCATTGAGGATCTAAGTCTAGTCAAAAAG GTGTACTATGAACCAATGCTGAAATTAGACATCATGACAGAAAGTGAGCTGGGACAGATATTTGGAACACTTGATTCTTTAATACCACTTCATGAAG ATCTTTTAGCTCGTCTTGAAGGTCTTCGTGGAGCAGAGAAGACTGTGCAAGAAGTCGGACCCACCATGATGGACTGG TTTCCATGTCTGGAGGCGTATATCACATACTGCTGTAATCAGGTTGGGGCAAAAGCTCTGCTCGATCAAAAGAAGCAGGACCGGCGGGTTGAGCATTTCTTGCGGCTGTGCCAGGAGTCATCCTTCAGCAGAAAACTGGACTTGTGGAATTTTCTGGACTTGCCTCGCAGCAGGCTGGTGAAATATCCTCTGCTGTTAAAAGAGATTCAGAAGAGCACTCCACCTGAGCATCCGGACGAGGAAGCACTGCCACAGGCG ATGGACCTAATCCAAAGGATTATAACAGAAGTCAATCTTAAAACTGGAGAGGCTGAGTGTCAGTTTTACAGACGGGGACTGTGCTACTCAGAAGACAGCCAGAGGGTTTCAGAAATCCAGGCATCTCGTTTTTTATACTGCCATGGTGAACTGAAGAGTACTAAAGGACAG AAGCTGCATGTGTTCCTCTTTGAGCTGGTGTTGGTTTTGACCCGACCAGTGGCACAGGACAGGGAAGGACCACTCCAGTTCCAAGTGTATCGTCAGCCCCTCCCAGCTGCTCACCTTCATCTGGAAGACCTACCTGATGGAGAGCCAAGTAACTCTGGATCTTTTCGTGGGGCTTTTACAGGCAATGATAAAGGTAGCGGCATTGCATCTTACACTTAG
- the usp21 gene encoding ubiquitin carboxyl-terminal hydrolase 21: MPRAESTAMDNSCQALCRNLVTQNGLQPENVDISQSVLYTSIMGLLLVTDNERELQLGNGQVGLRNVGNTCFLNAIVQCLSHTRSLRDYCLRKTYLQDKHTNQEPVLMNEFSKVLAGLWECDGGETTVNPGKFYHVFKESVPYFSGYSQQDAQEFLRFLLDRLHTEINRRPSKRPAVMEIKEPTYTRFRISEEAFAMWQRHLDRDDSKIVDLFSGQLRSSLHCSLCSHYSNTFDVFCDLSLPIPKKSDYGRTVTLRECLDLFSQEEKLDKENSPMCERCNRRTESTKRLTIQRFPRILVIHLNRFTMSRYSISKSTVPISFPLNGLDLGPFGPVDCGPALYDLYAVCNHSGTVNMGHYTAACREEEGWCYYNDSCVGEITEEKLQSNQAYVLFYELKSCSITRK; encoded by the exons ATGCCAAGAGCTGAATCCACTGCAATGGACAACTCGTGTCAGGCCCTGTGCCGCAACTTAGTCACTCAAAATGGCCTTCAGCCAGAAAATGTGGACATTTCACAGTCTGTACTATACACGTCTATCATGGGACTCCTGCTGGTGACAGACAACGAG AGAGAGCTGCAGTTGGGAAATGGACAAGTTGGACTGCGTAACGTTGGAAATACC TGTTTCCTCAATGCCATCGTTCAGTGTCTCTCTCACACTCGTAGTCTTCGGGATTACTGTCTGAGGAAAACTTACCTTCAGGACAAGCACACCAACCAAGAACCTGTGCTTATGAATG AATTCTCTAAAGTTTTGGCGGGCTTGTGGGAATGTGATGGTGGGGAAACCACAGTGAATCCTGGGAAGTTTTATCATGTATTTAAAGAGTCAGTGCCTTACTTCAGTGGCTATAG TCAGCAAGATGCTCAGGAGTTCTTGCGGTTCCTCCTGGACAGGCTACATACAGAAATTAACCGTCGTCCATCTAAACGTCCTGCAGTTATGGAAATTAAGGAACCAACATACACACGATTCAG GATTTCAGAGGAGGCCTTTGCAATGTGGCAGAGGCATCTTGACAGGGATGACAGTAAAATTGTTG ATTTATTCTCTGGTCAGCTGCGCAGTTCTTTGCACTGTTCTCTCTGCTCCCATTACTCCAACACCTTTGATGTGTTTTGCGACCTGTCACTTCCCATCCCAAAG AAGAGTGATTATGGACGGACTGTCACACTGAGAGAGTGTCTAGACCTCTTTTCCCAGGAGGAAAAACTTGATAAAGAAAACTCACCG ATGTGTGAGCGGTGTAACCGGCGCACTGAGAGCACAAAAAGACTGACCATCCAAAGGTTCCCTAGAATCCTCGTAATAC ACTTAAATCGATTTACCATGTCAAGATACTCAATCTCAAAAAGCACAGTGCCAATTTCCTTCCCTCTGAATGGGCTGGATTTAGGGCCATTTGGACCTGTTGACTGCG GTCCAGCGCTGTATGATCTTTATGCAGTATGCAATCATTCGGGCACAGTAAATATGGGTCATTACACAGCTGCATGTCGAGAAGAGGAGGGCTGGTGCTACTATAATGACTCATG TGTTGGTGAAATAACAGAGGAGAAGCTTCAGTCCAATCAGGCCTATGTTCTCTTCTATGAGCTAAAAAGCTGCAGTATCACCAGAAAATGA